A window from Paraburkholderia acidiphila encodes these proteins:
- a CDS encoding ABC transporter substrate-binding protein has translation MKRHNALLALACVYGVLGPASAFADTNLLRFGVEAQYPPFETKASDGTLQGFDIDIGNAVCAKANMTCKWVETSFDGLIPALQGRKFDAINSAMNATAKRREAIDFTTVIYRVPSRLIARSDSGLVATAASLKGKRVGVLQSSIQETYAKVHWEPAGVTVVPYQDQNQIYADLGAGRLDGTLVLAPAGQKGFLSQPEGKGFAFVGEAVRDDKILGSGVAFGIRKGNSALRERLNAAIAKIESDGTVTALARKYFGDIDVSPK, from the coding sequence ATGAAGCGACATAACGCGCTCCTCGCGCTGGCATGCGTGTACGGCGTGCTCGGCCCGGCATCGGCATTCGCAGACACGAACCTGTTGCGCTTCGGCGTCGAAGCGCAGTATCCGCCGTTCGAAACCAAGGCCTCGGACGGTACGCTGCAGGGCTTCGATATCGACATCGGCAATGCCGTGTGCGCGAAGGCGAACATGACCTGCAAATGGGTGGAAACGTCGTTCGACGGCCTGATTCCCGCACTGCAAGGGCGCAAGTTCGACGCCATCAACTCGGCGATGAACGCCACCGCAAAGCGCCGCGAGGCCATCGACTTCACCACGGTGATCTATCGCGTGCCGAGCCGCCTGATCGCGCGCAGTGACAGCGGTCTCGTCGCCACCGCCGCGTCGCTCAAGGGCAAGCGAGTGGGCGTGCTGCAATCGTCGATTCAGGAAACCTACGCAAAGGTTCATTGGGAGCCGGCCGGCGTGACGGTCGTGCCCTACCAGGACCAGAACCAGATTTACGCGGACCTCGGCGCGGGGCGTCTGGACGGGACGCTCGTGCTCGCGCCCGCGGGCCAGAAGGGCTTCCTTTCGCAGCCCGAAGGAAAAGGCTTCGCCTTCGTGGGCGAGGCCGTGCGCGACGACAAGATTCTCGGTAGCGGCGTGGCGTTCGGCATCCGCAAGGGCAACTCGGCGTTGCGTGAGCGCCTGAACGCGGCCATCGCGAAGATCGAGTCCGACGGCACGGTCACCGCGCTCGCGCGTAAATACTTCGGCGACATCGACGTTTCGCCCAAGTAA
- a CDS encoding pyridoxal phosphate-dependent aminotransferase has protein sequence MQSAAQARSKLPDVGTTIFTVIGQLAAEHQALNLSQGAPNFDPSAKLVDDVAAAMRAGHNQYAPMAGLGDLREALAAKFETLHGAHYDPSSEVTVLASASEGLYSTISALVHPGDEVIYFEPSFDSYAPIVRLQGAKPVAIKLAQPHFRVDWDAVSAAITPRTRMIIVNTPHNPTATIFGEDDIARLAALTRNTDIVILSDEVYEHVVFDGAPHRSMARYRELAERSVIVSSFGKSYHVTGWRVGYCLAPAALMDEIRKVHQFMVFSADTPMQYAFAQALAEPQSYLGLAAFYQHKRDLLARSLEASRFELLPSEGSFFMLARFRAFSEERDSDFVLRLIRDARVATIPLSAFYTDGTDEGIIRLSFAKDDETLLEGARRLCAI, from the coding sequence ATGCAGAGCGCCGCACAGGCCCGCTCGAAGCTGCCCGATGTGGGCACAACGATTTTCACGGTGATCGGCCAGCTTGCCGCCGAGCATCAGGCGCTGAACCTCTCGCAAGGCGCACCGAATTTCGACCCGAGCGCGAAACTCGTGGATGACGTGGCCGCCGCCATGCGCGCGGGGCACAACCAGTACGCGCCGATGGCGGGCCTCGGCGACTTGCGCGAAGCGCTGGCCGCCAAGTTCGAGACGCTTCACGGCGCGCACTACGATCCCTCGAGTGAAGTAACCGTGCTCGCGAGCGCGAGCGAAGGCCTTTACTCCACGATCAGCGCGCTCGTGCACCCCGGCGACGAAGTGATCTATTTCGAGCCCTCGTTCGACAGCTATGCGCCCATCGTGCGTCTGCAGGGCGCGAAGCCCGTGGCGATCAAGCTCGCGCAGCCGCATTTCCGCGTGGACTGGGACGCGGTGAGCGCGGCCATCACGCCACGCACGCGCATGATCATCGTGAACACGCCGCACAATCCCACCGCCACGATATTCGGCGAGGATGACATCGCGCGTCTCGCGGCGCTCACGCGCAACACCGACATCGTGATTCTCTCCGACGAAGTGTACGAGCACGTGGTGTTCGACGGCGCGCCGCACCGGAGCATGGCGCGCTACCGCGAGCTGGCCGAACGCAGCGTGATCGTGTCGTCGTTCGGCAAGTCGTATCACGTCACGGGCTGGCGCGTGGGCTACTGCCTCGCGCCCGCCGCGCTGATGGACGAGATCCGCAAGGTCCACCAGTTCATGGTGTTTTCCGCCGACACGCCCATGCAGTATGCATTCGCACAGGCGCTTGCCGAGCCGCAAAGCTATCTGGGCCTCGCGGCGTTCTACCAGCACAAGCGCGACCTGCTCGCACGCTCGCTGGAAGCCTCGCGATTCGAATTGCTGCCGAGCGAAGGCAGCTTTTTCATGCTCGCGCGCTTTCGCGCCTTCTCCGAAGAGCGCGACAGCGACTTCGTGCTGCGGCTTATCCGCGACGCCCGCGTAGCGACGATCCCGCTCTCTGCGTTCTACACCGACGGTACCGACGAAGGCATCATCCGCCTGAGCTTTGCCAAGGATGACGAAACATTGCTCGAAGGCGCGCGCCGCCTTTGCGCGATTTAA
- a CDS encoding LysR substrate-binding domain-containing protein, producing the protein MRRLPPLNALQIFETVARYGSFTRAAEHLCLTQGAVSRQILTLEQYYGLPLFRRSSKGLTLTAEGEQLLPAVRDGFGRIEEASQRLTRQRTELALKVPTCVMRWMLPRIMRFQNEHPDLQIQITTTWGHEVDFQAEPFDAAIIYGSSPGADVHAVPLFDEYLTPVCTPELCSRRPLVKPDDLAHQTLLHPTRDHADWRLWLTRAGAKKVDANLGPTFESLDLAATAAMQGFGVAITDRTLVREDVETRRLVMPFDLAVPTGSRYYFVYPECVAQQKKVQLFSEWIGQDRATP; encoded by the coding sequence ATGCGACGCCTACCCCCGCTCAACGCCCTGCAAATCTTCGAAACGGTCGCCCGCTACGGCAGCTTTACGCGCGCGGCCGAGCATCTCTGCCTCACGCAAGGCGCGGTGAGCCGGCAAATCCTCACGCTCGAGCAGTATTACGGGCTGCCGCTCTTTCGCCGCTCGTCCAAGGGCCTCACGCTGACCGCCGAAGGCGAACAGCTGCTGCCCGCCGTGCGCGACGGCTTCGGGCGCATCGAGGAAGCCTCGCAACGCCTCACGCGCCAGCGCACCGAACTGGCGCTCAAGGTGCCGACCTGCGTGATGCGCTGGATGCTGCCGCGCATCATGCGCTTCCAGAACGAGCATCCCGACCTGCAGATCCAGATCACGACCACGTGGGGGCACGAAGTCGACTTCCAGGCGGAGCCGTTCGACGCGGCGATCATCTACGGCTCGTCGCCCGGCGCCGACGTGCACGCGGTGCCGCTCTTCGACGAATACCTCACGCCCGTGTGCACGCCCGAGTTGTGCTCGCGCCGCCCGCTCGTCAAGCCCGACGACCTCGCGCACCAGACCCTGCTGCACCCCACGCGCGATCACGCCGACTGGCGCCTGTGGCTCACGCGCGCAGGCGCAAAAAAAGTCGATGCCAATCTCGGTCCCACGTTCGAGTCGCTCGATCTCGCGGCTACCGCGGCCATGCAGGGCTTCGGCGTCGCCATTACCGACCGCACGCTCGTGCGCGAGGACGTCGAGACACGGCGCCTTGTCATGCCCTTCGACCTCGCCGTGCCCACCGGCTCGCGCTACTATTTCGTGTACCCCGAGTGCGTGGCCCAGCAAAAGAAGGTGCAGTTGTTCAGCGAGTGGATCGGGCAAGACCGCGCGACGCCGTAG
- a CDS encoding enoyl-CoA hydratase/isomerase family protein has protein sequence MEYQFLLIDVADKVATVTINRPDKGNALSPAVLEEIVSLFTHLAERQDVSVVVFTGGERYFSAGFDLNEIRKLEKVSNEAYTALFHRAYRAVLFCPQPVIAAVGGPAIAGGFDLTMMCDIRYASTRARFGQREVALSLPPILDPLWRIVGLGRAREVALTGRIYDVTEAERMGYVSRVYPEGELLASVAAIAAEMASYDRTCLVESKKLSNQLLNFDLDGSMRTQEWLFRSYIGSSENHQRIDALQARLASERRK, from the coding sequence ATGGAATACCAATTCTTGTTGATCGATGTCGCCGATAAAGTGGCTACCGTTACCATAAACCGTCCAGACAAAGGAAACGCACTTTCGCCGGCAGTGCTCGAGGAGATTGTCTCCTTGTTCACGCACCTCGCTGAGCGGCAGGACGTCAGCGTTGTCGTCTTTACGGGAGGCGAGCGGTATTTCTCGGCGGGATTCGATCTGAACGAGATCCGCAAGCTCGAAAAGGTCTCGAACGAGGCCTATACCGCGCTTTTTCATCGTGCCTACCGCGCGGTTCTCTTCTGTCCGCAACCGGTCATTGCAGCGGTCGGCGGACCTGCCATCGCTGGCGGCTTCGACCTGACCATGATGTGCGACATACGTTACGCCTCCACGCGAGCCAGGTTCGGCCAGCGCGAAGTGGCGTTGTCGCTGCCGCCGATTCTCGACCCGCTTTGGCGCATCGTCGGGCTCGGACGTGCCAGGGAGGTCGCGCTGACTGGCAGGATCTACGACGTGACTGAAGCGGAACGGATGGGTTATGTCAGCCGGGTCTATCCCGAAGGCGAATTGCTCGCTTCCGTGGCCGCCATTGCTGCGGAAATGGCCAGCTATGACCGGACGTGTCTGGTGGAGTCGAAGAAGCTCTCCAACCAACTGCTGAATTTCGATCTCGATGGATCGATGCGGACCCAGGAATGGTTGTTCAGAAGCTATATCGGCTCGTCCGAAAATCATCAGCGCATCGATGCGCTGCAGGCCCGCCTTGCCAGCGAACGGCGCAAGTAA
- a CDS encoding NAD(P)H-dependent oxidoreductase, whose amino-acid sequence MNVLIVFAHNEPQSFNASMKTAAVEEFQSQGHEVRVSDLYAMQWKAVADQDDFGSRANADYLVYALEQRQGYEKKTLAADILGELEKLDWADLVIFNFPVYWFSVPAILKGWFDRVFISGKCYGGMRFYDRGGLRGKKTMLAITIGGQEHMLSEEGIHGELDAMLRPILRGTLGYTGMAVLPPFVAWHVPYVKPERRTELLEQYRQRLRHIDSLVPLQFPSMDDFDDQLRPRKCAVTRVCDSDSVRAD is encoded by the coding sequence ATGAACGTACTGATCGTATTCGCCCATAACGAGCCGCAATCGTTCAACGCGTCGATGAAGACCGCCGCGGTCGAGGAGTTCCAGTCGCAGGGTCACGAGGTTCGGGTGTCGGATCTTTACGCGATGCAATGGAAAGCCGTTGCCGATCAAGATGATTTCGGCTCGCGCGCCAACGCGGATTATTTGGTGTACGCGTTGGAACAACGTCAGGGCTACGAAAAGAAGACCTTGGCGGCGGACATCCTGGGCGAACTGGAAAAACTCGACTGGGCCGACCTGGTGATCTTCAATTTCCCGGTTTACTGGTTCTCCGTGCCGGCGATTCTGAAAGGCTGGTTCGATCGGGTCTTCATTTCCGGCAAGTGCTATGGCGGCATGCGGTTCTATGACCGTGGAGGCTTGCGGGGCAAGAAAACGATGTTGGCCATCACGATCGGCGGTCAGGAGCACATGTTGTCGGAGGAAGGAATCCACGGCGAACTCGATGCCATGCTACGCCCCATCCTTCGCGGAACGCTGGGTTACACGGGGATGGCCGTGCTGCCGCCGTTCGTTGCCTGGCATGTTCCCTACGTCAAGCCTGAGCGGCGCACCGAATTGCTCGAGCAGTACCGTCAACGGCTGCGCCACATCGACAGCCTCGTGCCATTGCAGTTTCCGTCGATGGACGACTTCGACGACCAGCTTCGCCCCAGGAAGTGCGCTGTCACGCGCGTTTGCGATTCGGATTCGGTGCGCGCCGACTGA
- a CDS encoding formylglycine-generating enzyme family protein translates to MKSPNKHWQKAAALAITLVVTGTAIAAYEHFKDPAPLAIGDGTSGPKDMVWIPGGEFTMGSEHPRAQPNERPAHEVKLHGYWIDRHDVTNAQFTRFVAATGYVTTAERKPRWEDLAVQLPPGTLRPDDATLVPGALVFTGTDAPVALNDYSRWWKFVPGANWRHPTGPGSSIAGKDNHPVVQVSYEDALAYARWAHKRLPTEAEWEYAARGGLRQTDYAWGNEFAPNGKKMANTWDDAARPFPVTEDRGTHEKVQVGTTAVGSFAPNGYGLYDMAGNVWQWVADWYRADAFQIEAASGRIISNPQGPGASFDPGNGPTAYAPERVTRGGSFLCSETYCISYRTSARRGTDPMNGMSHLGFRLAMDEEAWKEQSRR, encoded by the coding sequence ATGAAGTCACCCAACAAGCATTGGCAAAAGGCGGCCGCACTTGCGATCACGCTCGTCGTGACCGGCACCGCCATCGCCGCGTATGAGCATTTCAAAGATCCCGCCCCGCTCGCGATCGGCGACGGCACGAGCGGCCCGAAGGACATGGTGTGGATTCCGGGCGGCGAGTTCACGATGGGCAGCGAGCACCCGCGCGCGCAGCCCAACGAGCGGCCAGCGCACGAAGTCAAGCTGCACGGCTACTGGATCGACCGGCACGACGTCACGAACGCGCAGTTCACACGCTTCGTCGCGGCAACCGGCTATGTGACCACAGCCGAACGCAAGCCACGCTGGGAAGATCTCGCCGTTCAACTGCCGCCCGGCACGCTGCGTCCTGACGACGCCACGCTCGTGCCCGGCGCGCTCGTCTTCACGGGCACCGACGCGCCCGTTGCGCTGAATGACTACTCGCGCTGGTGGAAGTTCGTGCCGGGCGCGAACTGGCGACATCCGACCGGGCCCGGCAGCAGCATAGCGGGCAAGGACAATCATCCCGTCGTGCAGGTGTCCTACGAGGACGCCCTCGCCTACGCGCGCTGGGCGCACAAGCGGTTGCCGACCGAGGCGGAGTGGGAGTACGCGGCGCGCGGCGGCCTCCGGCAGACCGACTACGCGTGGGGCAACGAATTCGCGCCGAACGGCAAGAAGATGGCGAATACCTGGGACGATGCGGCTCGCCCGTTCCCCGTCACCGAAGACCGCGGCACTCACGAAAAGGTTCAGGTAGGCACGACGGCCGTGGGCAGCTTCGCGCCAAATGGCTATGGCCTCTACGACATGGCCGGCAACGTCTGGCAATGGGTCGCCGACTGGTATCGCGCGGACGCCTTCCAGATCGAGGCCGCGTCCGGTCGCATCATCAGCAATCCTCAGGGGCCTGGCGCAAGCTTCGATCCCGGGAACGGCCCCACGGCCTATGCGCCCGAACGCGTGACGCGCGGCGGCTCCTTCCTGTGCAGCGAAACCTACTGCATCAGCTATCGGACCAGTGCGCGGCGCGGCACGGACCCGATGAATGGCATGTCACATCTGGGCTTCCGGCTCGCGATGGATGAAGAGGCGTGGAAGGAGCAATCGCGCCGTTGA
- a CDS encoding sulfatase-like hydrolase/transferase, translated as MKRMIPALLAAAAGATLALSLGAGAQTVTEPTRQQGFAGYDQPNQYLALRTVKLADNMEPVIAHADQQQEAERKLQALQQKTGKRPNIVIFLLDDVGYSDFGFNGGGEAVGNATPDIDRIASQSLILSSAYSQPSCSPTRATIMTGQNMAHHGIQVPPMYGQPGGLEGLTTLPELLSHAGYTTQAVGKWHMGENVGSQPQNVGFDDFRGFLSVSDMYTEWRDPQYNPEIALSPQRYRYILNLPFNKSDVHAVKGGKIEPLYEINTETIKDLDTKWLDYTVDFLNREKSATKPFFLYYAPRACHFDNYPNDYYAGRSAARTNYSDCIVQVNDMFKKLIDTLQANGELDNTIVFFASDNGPEQEVQPAARSMFRGGKGSTWEGAVRSPFFVYWKGMVEPRRSDGLFDFADLFNTSVALAGAPGADLAKLVPPKTYVDGIDQTSFLLADKGVSNRRSEFYFWNDELSAVRVDEFKLMKKFQLPDAVTHKGYNGGFAGMVGDAWTVLVFNLYTDPKEEESIAIRHIPASVPLVMEFARYQQVLKKYPPRTQASLK; from the coding sequence ATGAAACGTATGATCCCGGCCTTGCTCGCTGCGGCCGCAGGAGCGACGCTGGCGCTTTCCCTTGGCGCCGGCGCGCAGACGGTCACCGAACCCACGAGGCAGCAGGGTTTCGCCGGCTATGACCAGCCCAACCAGTATCTGGCCTTGCGCACGGTCAAGCTCGCCGACAACATGGAACCGGTCATCGCGCACGCCGACCAGCAGCAGGAAGCCGAACGCAAGTTGCAGGCGCTCCAGCAGAAGACCGGCAAGCGGCCGAACATCGTGATCTTCCTGCTCGACGACGTCGGCTACAGCGACTTCGGCTTCAATGGCGGCGGCGAAGCGGTGGGCAACGCCACGCCCGACATCGACCGCATCGCCAGTCAGAGCCTGATCCTGAGCTCGGCCTACTCGCAGCCCAGCTGCTCGCCGACGCGCGCGACCATCATGACCGGCCAGAACATGGCCCACCACGGCATCCAGGTTCCACCGATGTACGGCCAGCCCGGTGGTCTCGAGGGGTTGACGACGTTACCCGAACTGCTCTCGCACGCCGGCTACACGACGCAGGCAGTCGGCAAGTGGCATATGGGTGAAAACGTGGGCTCGCAGCCGCAGAACGTCGGCTTTGACGACTTCCGCGGCTTCCTCTCGGTGTCGGACATGTATACCGAGTGGCGCGATCCGCAATACAACCCCGAAATCGCGCTGAGCCCGCAGCGCTATCGCTACATCCTGAACCTGCCGTTCAACAAGAGCGACGTGCACGCGGTGAAGGGCGGCAAGATTGAGCCGCTCTACGAGATCAACACCGAAACCATCAAGGATCTCGACACGAAGTGGCTCGACTACACGGTCGATTTCCTGAACCGCGAGAAGAGCGCAACGAAGCCTTTCTTCCTGTATTACGCGCCGCGTGCGTGTCACTTCGATAACTATCCGAACGACTACTACGCAGGGAGGTCGGCCGCGCGCACGAACTACAGCGACTGCATCGTGCAGGTCAACGACATGTTCAAGAAGCTGATCGACACGTTGCAAGCGAACGGCGAGCTCGACAACACGATCGTGTTCTTCGCGTCGGACAACGGTCCCGAGCAGGAAGTCCAGCCGGCTGCGCGCTCGATGTTCCGCGGCGGCAAGGGTTCAACCTGGGAAGGCGCGGTGCGCTCGCCGTTCTTCGTGTACTGGAAGGGCATGGTCGAACCGCGCCGCTCGGATGGCCTGTTCGATTTCGCCGACCTGTTCAACACGTCGGTCGCGCTGGCCGGCGCGCCTGGCGCGGATCTCGCGAAGCTCGTACCGCCGAAGACCTACGTCGACGGCATCGACCAGACCTCGTTCCTGCTCGCCGACAAGGGCGTCTCGAACCGGCGCAGCGAGTTCTACTTCTGGAATGACGAGCTTTCCGCGGTGCGTGTTGACGAGTTCAAGCTGATGAAGAAGTTCCAGTTGCCCGACGCCGTGACGCACAAGGGCTATAACGGCGGCTTCGCGGGCATGGTCGGCGACGCATGGACCGTGCTCGTGTTCAACCTGTACACGGACCCGAAGGAAGAAGAGTCGATCGCGATCCGCCACATTCCGGCCAGCGTGCCGCTCGTGATGGAATTCGCGCGCTATCAGCAGGTGCTGAAGAAGTACCCGCCCAGAACCCAGGCCTCGCTGAAGTAG
- a CDS encoding AMP-binding protein translates to MSGTNSGTLVHRFLHWERVQPDTPWLTETTADGRVVDYTWHEVGDQARRMAAYLQSLRLPPRSSISIVGKNSAHWIIADLAIWLAGHISVPVYPTISADTAQYIFEHCDVRLLFVGKLDGKTDGWNEIRKAVPPHAQLIGLPMSPVPQDLQWDDIVAKQAPLQGVHMPAPQELATIIYTSGSTGRPKGVMHSFGTIFEYATRAGEFCGFTPADRVLSYLPLAHTAERSFVESNSLCHGFRVFFNDSLATFVQDLHRARPTVFISMPRLWTKFYQGTCAKIPATQQALLRETTPEAEAFRQRILEMLGLGATRIAFTGSAPLPEEITNWYRALGLELLDVYGMTENFSYSHYSRPGLVRPGYCGQAMPGVECRIAGNGEILLKAPTMMLGYYRQPDLSAQSMTEDGYFRTGDCGELDEIGRLKITGRVKEIFKTSKGKYVAPAPIENKLSHPKVEAVCATGPALPQPFALLMLSAAARGELQDAAGHDALRAELKDMLDSVNATLEDHEKLAFVVVVQDAWTTDNGLLTPTMKVRRGAIEERYLPMAHAWAELGQPVVFEAQAVETH, encoded by the coding sequence ATGAGCGGCACGAATTCAGGCACCCTGGTCCATCGCTTTCTGCACTGGGAGCGCGTACAGCCGGATACGCCCTGGCTCACCGAGACGACGGCCGACGGGCGAGTCGTTGACTACACCTGGCACGAGGTCGGCGACCAGGCTCGGCGCATGGCTGCGTATTTGCAGTCGTTGCGACTGCCGCCGCGCAGTTCGATCTCGATCGTCGGAAAGAACAGCGCGCACTGGATCATCGCAGACCTCGCGATCTGGCTGGCGGGTCACATTTCCGTGCCGGTGTACCCGACCATCAGCGCCGACACCGCGCAGTACATCTTCGAGCATTGCGACGTTCGCCTGCTTTTCGTCGGCAAGCTCGACGGCAAGACCGATGGCTGGAACGAAATCCGCAAGGCCGTGCCACCGCATGCGCAACTGATCGGCTTGCCGATGTCGCCGGTGCCGCAAGACCTTCAGTGGGACGATATCGTCGCGAAGCAAGCACCGTTGCAAGGCGTCCACATGCCGGCGCCCCAGGAGTTGGCCACCATCATCTACACGTCCGGCAGCACCGGGCGCCCCAAGGGCGTCATGCACAGTTTCGGGACGATCTTCGAGTATGCGACGCGGGCAGGCGAATTCTGCGGCTTCACGCCCGCCGACCGTGTCCTTTCCTATCTGCCGCTCGCCCATACGGCCGAGCGTTCCTTCGTCGAATCGAACTCGCTCTGCCACGGCTTTCGCGTGTTCTTCAACGACAGCCTCGCGACGTTCGTCCAGGATTTGCATCGCGCGCGGCCCACGGTATTCATTTCGATGCCGCGGCTGTGGACCAAGTTCTACCAGGGGACCTGCGCGAAAATTCCGGCAACCCAGCAGGCGCTGCTGCGCGAGACGACGCCCGAAGCCGAGGCCTTCAGGCAACGGATTCTCGAGATGCTTGGACTCGGTGCAACGCGCATCGCTTTCACAGGCTCCGCGCCGCTGCCGGAGGAGATCACGAACTGGTATCGCGCGCTTGGCCTCGAATTGCTCGACGTCTACGGCATGACGGAGAACTTCTCGTACTCGCATTACAGCCGCCCAGGCCTCGTGCGGCCCGGATATTGCGGCCAGGCCATGCCTGGCGTCGAATGCCGGATTGCCGGAAACGGCGAGATTCTGCTCAAGGCGCCGACGATGATGCTCGGCTACTACAGGCAGCCCGACCTGAGCGCGCAAAGCATGACCGAGGACGGCTACTTCAGGACTGGCGATTGCGGCGAACTCGACGAAATCGGGCGCTTGAAGATCACGGGGCGGGTGAAGGAAATCTTCAAGACGAGCAAGGGAAAATATGTGGCGCCCGCGCCGATCGAGAACAAGCTGAGCCATCCGAAAGTCGAAGCCGTGTGCGCGACGGGACCCGCTTTGCCGCAGCCGTTTGCGCTTTTGATGCTGTCAGCCGCTGCGCGAGGCGAGCTTCAGGACGCGGCGGGGCACGACGCTTTGCGAGCGGAACTCAAGGATATGCTCGATAGCGTCAATGCAACGCTCGAAGATCACGAGAAGCTTGCCTTCGTCGTGGTCGTCCAGGACGCCTGGACGACCGACAACGGTTTGCTCACGCCGACGATGAAAGTCCGGCGCGGCGCGATCGAGGAGCGCTATCTGCCGATGGCGCACGCGTGGGCCGAACTCGGACAACCCGTCGTTTTCGAAGCGCAGGCCGTCGAGACGCACTGA
- a CDS encoding acyl-CoA reductase codes for MTRPIAPMIIRGEVITDNLIEVGGRGGDLAFLTPDAHQYLHKLPLANPARLADLYALTFADILDYAQALGERLDFGTNAYLQEACELSYLTSPVTQTIVKGAYLGLRNLLSREFITEMVEKTVGIRYLEGWVKERLIDGTELETRCFGSRTLHIVAGNAVPLSLITILRNMVLRSDAIIKAPSNDPFTALAIARTMVDMAPDHPLTRHLSVAYWKGGDEGLERQLYQPHNIEKIVAWGGFAALKHVTQYIQPGLELISLDPKRSASIIGKDTFSDDATMREAALRLASDIGALNQKGCVCARVAYVQSGTDEAGLEKLNTFGRYVYDAMMCLPNTLSTTPKRYDQGLKAHVDALRLDDEWYRVIGGKDGEGAVICSQLPEPVEFAASLDDRTANLVPVDSLDDMMDAVDAYTQTVGIYPESVKDELKDRMPLFGAQRIVSLGYAAAMKWQAPQDAIEPMRRMGKWISNQIASPETTPAPWLRASIEI; via the coding sequence ATGACCAGGCCCATTGCGCCAATGATCATTCGAGGCGAAGTCATCACCGACAATCTGATCGAAGTGGGCGGCCGGGGCGGCGACCTCGCTTTCCTGACGCCCGACGCCCACCAGTATCTGCACAAGTTGCCGCTTGCCAATCCGGCGCGGCTCGCGGATCTTTACGCGCTTACGTTCGCGGACATTCTCGACTATGCGCAAGCACTCGGCGAGCGGCTCGACTTCGGCACGAACGCGTATCTGCAGGAAGCCTGCGAGCTTTCTTATCTGACCTCGCCGGTAACACAGACGATCGTCAAGGGTGCCTATCTCGGTTTGCGCAACCTGCTTTCGCGCGAGTTCATCACCGAGATGGTCGAAAAGACGGTGGGCATCCGCTATCTGGAAGGCTGGGTCAAAGAGCGGCTGATCGACGGCACCGAACTGGAGACGCGCTGCTTTGGCTCGCGTACCCTTCATATCGTGGCGGGCAACGCCGTACCGCTCTCACTCATCACGATCCTGCGCAACATGGTGCTGCGCAGCGACGCGATCATCAAGGCGCCGTCTAACGATCCGTTCACCGCGCTCGCCATCGCGCGCACGATGGTCGACATGGCGCCCGATCACCCGCTGACGCGGCATCTAAGCGTGGCCTACTGGAAAGGCGGCGACGAGGGCCTCGAGCGGCAGCTCTATCAGCCGCACAACATCGAGAAGATCGTTGCGTGGGGCGGCTTCGCCGCGCTCAAGCACGTCACGCAATACATCCAGCCTGGACTCGAACTGATCTCGCTCGATCCGAAGCGCAGCGCGAGCATCATTGGCAAGGATACTTTCTCGGACGACGCGACCATGCGCGAGGCGGCCCTGCGCCTCGCGAGCGATATCGGCGCACTCAACCAGAAGGGATGCGTCTGCGCGCGCGTGGCCTACGTGCAGAGCGGCACCGACGAAGCCGGGCTGGAGAAGCTCAACACGTTCGGGCGCTACGTGTACGACGCGATGATGTGCTTGCCCAATACGCTTTCCACGACCCCCAAACGCTATGACCAGGGGCTCAAGGCCCACGTCGATGCGTTACGGCTCGACGACGAATGGTACAGGGTGATAGGAGGCAAGGATGGCGAAGGTGCGGTCATCTGTTCGCAACTACCGGAACCCGTGGAGTTCGCCGCGAGCCTCGACGATCGCACGGCGAACCTCGTGCCCGTGGATTCGCTCGACGACATGATGGACGCCGTGGACGCCTATACGCAGACCGTTGGCATTTATCCGGAGAGCGTCAAGGACGAACTGAAAGATCGCATGCCGCTTTTCGGCGCGCAGCGAATCGTCTCGCTCGGCTACGCCGCAGCGATGAAATGGCAGGCCCCGCAGGACGCCATCGAGCCGATGCGCCGCATGGGCAAGTGGATCTCCAATCAGATCGCCTCACCCGAAACCACACCCGCGCCCTGGCTGCGGGCCTCGATCGAGATCTAG